The Thermococcus eurythermalis genomic sequence CCCATACCCAGTGCTCCCCAAGGAAAACCGTCGAGGGTGGGACGAGCGCAAGAAAGATTGCCAGGGGTATTGCGTCCTTTCTTTTTGTCTCCAGAACCGAAAACAGGCCTATGAACGCCAGTGTGCAGTGGGGCGACGGGAAGACGAACTCCGGTCTTGCCGTCCAGTCGTTGGGCGCGTAGCGTTCCGGGAGGACGTAGACGACATGGGGGGCGTGGACGTGGAATATCAGGAAGGATATTGCCAGTATCCCGAAGCCGAGTGCGAACCTGGTGGCGAGCCGTCTGGCTTTCTCCTGCTGGGTGAGGACAAAATAGAGCGCCGGCAACCAGAAGCTGCCTGCAAAGCCCGCCCTGTAAATCGCCCTCATGAAGGCGTGGAATGCCCTGTGTGAGACCGTCCAGCTGACGAGGGAGTACTCGAAGTGGTATGACGTCAGCGGGAGCTTGAGGAAGTGCGGGAGTATATCAACGCTCCAGCGACCTATGTACGGGTAAACCAGGGCGTAGGCGTACCAGGAGATATAAACGATAATGAACGGGACGAGGCGTCTGAGTTTTTCTCTGACCATCATATCCAGTTAATCCGCAACCCTTAAAAACTAACCCTCGAAACTCGACCGACTGGGCGGGTTCGCCCGCGGGATGTTCCGCTCTGCGGAGAACCACAAACAGGGAAGAGGTGAAAGAGATGGGAATGTACAAGTACATTAGGGAAGCCTGGAAGAGCCCCAAGAAGAGCTACGTGGGAGAGCTCCTCAAGAAGAGGATGGTTAAGTGGAGGAGAGAGCCCGTTGTCGTTCGCGTTGAGAGGCCGACGAGGCTTGACCGCGCCCGTTCGCTCGGCTACCAGGCCAAGCAGGGCTACGTCATCGTTCGCGTTAGGGTTAGAAGAGGAGGAAGGAAGAGGCCCCGCTGGAAGGGCGGAAGGAAGCCGAGCAAGATGGGTATGGTCAAGTACTCGCCGAAGAAGAGCCTCCAGTGGATAGCCGAGGAGAAGGCCGCGAGAAAGTTCCCGAACCTCGAGGTTCTCAACTCCTACTGGGTTGGCGAGGACGGAATGTACAAGTGGTTTGAGGTCATAATGGTCGACCCGCACCACCCGGTCATAAAGAGCGACCCGAAGATAGCCTGGATTGCCCTCAAGCCCCACAAGGGTAGGGTCTTCCGCGGACTCACCAGCGCCGGCAGGAAGAGCCGCGGCCTGAGGAACAAGGGTAAGGGTGCCGAAAAGGTCAGGCCCAGCGTGAGGGCCAACAAGGGTAAGGGCAAGTGATGTTGTTATTCTTTTTTTGAGTTTTTTGAAATTATTTCAACATGTACACCTTTTTCTAGCCGAATTACCAAGGTGTTGATGGTTGTATAATATAGAATTTTCTTCGAGCGTGTGCAATATTTTTTGCTCAAAACCCCTGTTTCAACCATTTTTTCGAGTTCTCTGTATATGCTTTCCCTGCGAAGAGGTTTATAGCGCTGTGAGTACTCTCTAAATACTTCTGCGGCGGAGAGCTCACCTTTCTCGGATATTATTTCCAAAAGCTCTATCCGCGTTTCAGAGGACAATGATTTTAGTAATCTAGCTATAGTTTTTGCATCATTCATACTACATCAATGTTCTTTCTTATTGTGACCTTTTTGTAATTTTGTTGTTTTTCTTGTTAACATGTTTCGTGCATTGTCAAAAAAATCTCATATAATCCCTTTCGCACATAGTAATATATGACGACTCGAAAAAACAATGCTCCCAAATTTAGAAATTCTGGATTTGCAATACGTTGGCACCAGGGTAGATGGGCAGAAGAAAAAGTCTACGAGTCAATAAACAGTACTGGTACCCTTGTGGCACTGTACTATGGCCGTTCGGGGGTAGGCCCTTCAGATAAGTCGAAAGTGTCTGAGTATTGGCAGGAGTATAAGTCTATAGAAAAATATGGAAAACGTCCCGACATCCTCGTATTCAAACGAGAAGTATATGAGGATCTAAAAAATGAGCTCCCCGAGGATCTAACTGTTGTTCCTGAAGATGACATTGAAGATATTGTTAAAAAGAGTCTTGGTGGGATAGAGGTCGAAATGAGCATGTGGATATCTTCTAAAATGCCGGACTATGGAAAACCAATCACAAAAAAGAACATGACACTGCCAACAATTTGGATTAAGGTAGAAGATTTACCCGGATTAGTACAATGGAAAGAACACTACAACAAGCCCATTTATTCGGTTCAGGTCTTCTTGGATCAGGCATTCATGGTGTCTTTTGATTGGGTATTGGATACACTAAATAACTATGGAGTCCCTATCCTTAACGACACAAAACTCAGGGAACTATTCCAGCGAGAGAAAGGCAAACGGAATGGAGTACTGTCACAGTTATGGAAAAACAAGGGGATACTCTTAACTGTTCAGAAGTATGGTGATAGACCTGCAGACTCTTCGGAATCTCTTAAAGCCGTTTTGAGGGTTGCATATAGCTCGGGGGTTAAATTTGGTGTTTTCACGAAGAAACCTCAATTTAAGGCTGGTATCATTGAACAGTCGAATGGTCAGATTATACCCTTTGTAAAGCCTGTAGGGGGTATTTTAAAAATGACAGAAGAAGCAGAAAAAGTGTTCTTAGGGTGTGGTTAGATTGACAAGAACTACATTTCTTTGTTATTCAACTTTTTGTGTTTTTCAAAAATTTCAAATAATGTTTTTTGATTAGATTTTTGTTTAGAGGAGATACTATTGTCCAAAATTTCTGGGGGCAGTAATATCTTATCTAATTCACGAGGCTCAAGTTTTATCGTATTCTCTCCATAATTTTTACTAGTAGCTCTGAGTTGCTCTTGAACTTCTTCTCCATTTAAGAATTTGACAATATTAACTAACGTCTCGCGAGACAATTTAATCTTGGGATATAGGCATAGGAACGAATTAAGGGGCACGACTTTGGCATCATTCAATACAAACTTTGGCCTGCCTCTGGAGAGGTACGATACGAAAATCGCGGGGGGATCCCTTTTTTCGAGTTTATACCAAGGATTCCTAGTTTTTACTAGGCTTCTTTGAGGAATCCCTTCCTCTTCGCCTCGTTTGATGTATTTTCTAACGTTTATGTCGTGTTCCCCTTTTGTTAAGTCAATTAAATATACTTTTTTCCCCTTGTTTTTTAGATTTTCCCAATCTTCTTTTGTGAATATCATACCCTTAACGTCTCTTGATCGCGAGATTGCAGGGATTGCTATATCACGTGGGAGACCAAATTTTCTCAGTTCTTCCTCAGACAACAAAAAGTAAGAATTTGCTCCTGTAGCCACTCCGCGCATTATTTTAAATACTTCTTTAAGCGGAATACCCTCAAAAGAAAGGTTGGCTTCATATACGAGCATAGTCCAGTATGCATCGTTGGATAATTTTTTTACGTCAATGTTCTTTTTTAGTTGTATCTCTATTTTATTATTGATCTTGCACAAATTCATTGATATCTTATCTGGCTTATTTAAAGAATCAAAATACGAAATAACTGCTCCCACGTCGGCATCGGGAAATACATTCTGGTTATCAAATATGTCGAGTCTCTTTGGATACATTTCTGATGTTATAATGAACTTTTTGACTCTTCTCGCAGAAATTGAGTCATATATAAGACGAGGAGTAATTATAGTAGCATACTTCCACAGTCTTTGATGTCCAAGTATGTTAAGAACAAAATACACAAACAAGCTAGATTTTTTGGGGGGTGTAATTCTGATTTTGTTTTTAATGTTTTCCAAATATACCTCTTTCAGATCCCCTAGGGCATGATGTCTGGTATAGGGGGGATTAGAGATCCATAAATCTGCAGAAGGGAGATCTTTTTTTAGCAGGAAATCTCCAAGAATTAACTTATATTTTCTGAATGGATATTTAGTTAGTTGGTATCGCAAAATATCTAGTAAAATTGGTGATTTTTCAATACCATAGTAGTGTTTAATGCCTAATGTATATCCCTTCTTCAAAAATGCACCTCCTCCAGAACCGACATCAAAAATCGAGGTTATTTTCTCAGAAGACTCGGCTATAGTTTGAGCTATCATCCATTCCGCAATCCTATCCGGGGTCCAGAACTGTCCCCATGCTCGCCTTGACGTCACGTTTAGAATGTTTATGTACAAATCTGCAGGATCGACATTATGTATCCGTGCTTTTATCTGTTCTACACTCGTTCTGTCAACTATTGCTGGGAGTTTTTTCCTAATTTCTAGTAGCTCTAAAATATATGGGCGTTCTTGTTCATGAAATGATTGAAGATCGACTTCAAAATCTCTTATTCCATAGTTATCTGCAATTTCTTTAGACACTAACCACAAAGATAATAGTTTAGGATTGCTCTTTACTGCTCTGTACGCTTCAGGTACTTTTGATGTGGTCATTGTACCTCACAGCGAGGAATGCATTATGGCATTTAAATGTTGTTGTTTTATTTGTACTATCTTCTTCTGAAGCCGTTCTTGGTGTTCTTCTGAAAGTTTTGATGTCTCTCGATAGGTATGTATTTAGGCTGACCGTCCGTGCCCCCGGAGTGCCACTCACCTTTTTAAATCCCTCCTCCAAAGGAGTTCTGGTGGGAGAAGATGACGCTCAGGGCACACCACGTCAGGATTACCACGTTCATCCAGGCAACTGAAGATGAGGACAAGGTTCTTGAGGCGATAGGGACGTTCATTCCCGAGGAAATCGACGACGAGGACATTCACTTCGACATCCTTGAGACGGAGGGCTTTTTCGGGAACCCGATTAAGGTCGTTAACGTCGAGATAAAGAGGAGCAAAGCTGTGAGGGCTTTCCTCAGGCACTTCAAGGAGCTCCTTGACGAGGAAGCAAAGCGCTACATCCTTGAGAACCTTGAGGAGAAGGTTGACGAAGAGGGGACGCTCTACGTCCGCTTCAACAAGCAGAAGGCGTACCTCGGCGAGCCCGAGATAGACGAGGGCGGCGACACGATTCAGGTCAAGATAAAGGTCAAGGCCTTTCCGATGAGGAAAGAGGCCGTCGTTAAGTCAGTCATGGAGTGGCTGGAGGACGGGGAATGAGCGAGGAAGTCTCGTTTTCAAGGGACTACTTCATCGAGATGGACGTGAGAAGCGAGGAAGCCTACGAGCTGGCCAGCGAGTGGTTTGACGAGGTGGTCTTCACCAAAAAGCTCGTCCTCGACCGCGAGCCCGACTGGGACTCGCTCAAGGAGGAGCTCCGGGAGCTGAGGAAGGCCTACGGGAAGGTGGCCGTCCTGTTGGTCACCAAAAAGCCGAGCCTCGTGCGCGAGTTCAAGAGCAGAAACCTGAAGGCCCTGCTCTACGTTCAGGGCGGGGACATGAGGGTCAACAGGATGGCAATAGAGGCCAAGGCAGATGCCCTTATAAGCCCCTGGCTCGGCAGGAGGGACTACGGCTTCGACCACACTTTAGCGGGAATGGCCGGGAGAAGGGGCGTTGCCATAGGGTTTTCGCTCTCCCCGCTTTTGCGGGCTGGCCCGTATGAGCGGGCGCTGATGCTTCGCTTCATGGCAAAGGCCTGGGAGCTCGTCAGGAAGTACCGCGTGCCCCGGTTCATCACCAGCTCGGCGGAGAGCAAATGGGAAGTCCGCGGGCCGAGGGACTTGATGAGCCTTGGAATAAACATAGGAATGGAAATTCCGGAGGCCAGGGCGAGCCTGAACTTCCATCCGAGGAAGATTTTATCCGGGGTCTGAGCCGGGGCGGATTCTGCTTCTCATGCCTTCATCACCAAATTGCAATTTTGGCAGAAATTATTTCTAATTTTGGCATTTGTGTGTTAAAATCCAGTGGGAAAAGAAAGCTTGACTTGTCTTTTCTGTGACTTTTCAAAGTTGTATAACTCTCAAGAATATTTAGTGTCTAAGAATATGTCGAAAAATATATAAATTGGGCCCCTTATTCTGTGTCGGTGATTGCATGAGACCCCTCCACGAGCCGGTCTACGTTACGGCGGTGTTCAGGCAGGCAGGTGAAACGGAGCTCTCAGACAGGGGCTTTGACCTGAAGTACAGCAGGGAAGAGAACCCCACCGTCAGGGTTCTCGAAAAGAGCGTCTCCCTGCTTGAGGGCGGGCGCGATGCCCTGGCTTTCAACAGCGGAATGGGGGCAATAAGCTGCCTCTACCTGTCCCAGCTTTCAGCGGGAAGCGAGGTCGTCGTCCCGATGGAGGCCTACGGCACGACGGTTCAGCTTGCGGAGGAGCTCGGCAAGTTCGGGGTTCGGGTCAAACTTGCCTATCCGAGTGCAGAGGCCATAGCCGAGGCGATTGGGGAGAACACGTCCCTCGTGCTCCTTGAAACGGTGACAAACCCTACGCTGAAGGTGATAGACGTCCCCGAAGTCATAAAGAGGGCGCGGGAAGTTGGGGCGAAGGTCGTCGTTGACAACACATTCTCGCCTACAGTCTTCCACCCGCTCAAGGCAGGCGCCGACGGGGTCGTCCACAGCCTCACGAAGTACATCGCCGGCCACAACGACGTCCTTGGAGGGGCGATAGTCCTCGGGAGCCTTGACGTCTCCGGACTCTGGCACTGGCGCAGGAGGCTGGGCTCAATAATCCAGCCATTGGATGCGTGGCTCGTCGTGAGGGGTATGAAGACCCTTGAAGTCCGCTTTGAGAGGCTGAGCAGAAACGCACTTGCAGTGGCCGAGTTCCTGAGCGAGCACCCCAGGGTGCGGGAGGTGCACTATCCCGGCCTTAAAGAAGACCCCCACCACGAAACCGCGCGGAGGCTCTTTGAGAGGCCCCTCTACGGTGGTGTGGTCTCTTTCAAGCACGCGGGCGGAAAGGGGGGTGCGGTGGGCTTTCTCCGCTCCCTGAGAAAGATATTCCCGTCCCCCTCACTTGGGGGCGTTGAAAGCATTGCTTCCTACCCCGTCATGAGCGCGGCCAAAACAATGCCCCCGGAGCGGAGGGAGCTTCTCGGAATCACAGACGACCTTGTGCGTCTATCAATCGGCATTGAAGATGTCGACGAGCTGATAGAAGACATTGACAGAGCGTTGGGGAGGTGATGGAGCTCAGGGTGTACACTTGTCCAAAGAAGCTCCTCAACGGCCCCTGCGGGGGAGTTGTTGAGGGGAGGTGCGAAGCAACCGGGGAACCCTGCCCTTGGAAGGGCGTAATCGAGCGCCTATCCCCGCTTGAGCAGGAGATGCTCTTTGACGAGCACCCCCTCCTGGCCCAGCTGGAGAGGCTGGTTGACTCCGACCCAGGGCCCGCGGACTCGTCCCTCTGGGAGAAGGTCACCCGCGGCAAGGTGCTCACGGTGGAGTTCCCGGTCAGGGCAGTACGCTCGGAGGGGGACATACGCAGGCTCGCCGCCGCGGTGGAGGCCGACCTCTTTACCGTGCCCGACAACCCGCTCGGCTACCCGCACTTCGACCCGGTGGCCTTCGGCACCCGCCTGAAGGACGTTGCCCCCTGCCTCGGCGTGATGCCTCACATAACAGCCAAGGACAGGAACCTGTCGGCGCTGGCGTCGGAGCTCAGGACCGCTCATGTCTTCGGCTTCGAGGCGGTTCTGCTCACGACGGGCGACTGGCCAGGCCTTTCAATGCCCAGCAGGCCGGTCTTTGACCTGGACTCGGCCAACCTGATCAGGCTTGCAAGGATAGTCTTTGCCGGTGTGCTTCCCCCAGGGGAGCGCGTTCCGGTGGGGGGCCGTCCGATAGTCGCGGGGGCGATGAACCCGCACTACCGGCCGAGGGTCGAGGCGAGGAGGCTCCTCAGGAAGCTAATCGCGGGTGTGGAGGTCTTTTTCACCCAGGTGGTCGCGAGGAAGGAAAGCGTCTGGGCGGTCTCAGAGGTGCTTGAAGAAGTCAGAAGGGTCTACGAATCTGACGTTCCGGTCGTCGTCTCCCTAGTCTACCCCCTGCGGCAGGATATGAAGCCCTTCCTCGAAAGAATGGGCATTCCAACGGGAGACGACACGTTTGAGGGGCTCCTTGAGGAGGTCAAGGCGCTCGACGTGAAAGGGGGAATCAACCTGATTGTGGTTTCGAGGACCGCCGATGAGTGGGTCGAGCTCTGGGGCGAGGCAAGAGAACTGGTTAAGGAGGTGTTGGAATGATAGTCCCCGCTCTGATTGGTAGCCTTCCGAGGCCTGTTTCACTGGCAAAGAAGATAGAGCAGTACTCAATAGGCAGGCTTAGCGAGGAGAAGCTTGAGGAGGCCTACGTGGAGCACACAAGGCGTGCGTTTGTAAAGCTGAAGGATGCAGGCATAAAGGTAATCACCGACGGCCTCTACCGCTGGGACGACATATTCAACCCGCTGATAGGGTTCATAGACGGCGTTGAGGTCAACGGGCTCTTCAAGTTCTACGAGAACAACTTCTTCTACCGCTCCCCGGTGGTTAGGGGCGAGCTCTCGCTGAGGGAGAACCCGATTCCTGAGTGGCTCAACACGGCGCTTGGAATAAAAGAGGAGGTCTACCCTGAGGCCACCCTCAAGGCGGTTTTGCCCGGCCCAGTGACCCTGGCGTACCACTCCATAAACGAGGCCTACAAGAGCCTTGACGAGCTGGCCGAGGCCTACGCCGGAGTCCTGGCCGAGCTCATAAAGGAGCTGCCGGTCGGGCTCGTTGAACTCCAGGAGCCCGTCCTGGCGGCCGAGCTCTCAAGGGCCACGAGGGAGAAGAGCGATTCCGTGTCCAGAGAAACCGCGAAGAGGCTTATAGAAGACCTCTCCCGCAGGAAGGAGCTGTGGGTGGTTACCTACTTCGGAACCCCGCGCGTTCTGCCGGAGGGTGTAATCGTAAACTTTGACCTCGTTGAGGGCTCGGTTCCGGAGAGGTTCCAGGGACGGCCCGCCCTTGGAATAGTGGACGCGAGGAAGACGAAGATGGAGCGGCGTGACAGGCTCGTGGACAAGCTCAAACCGTTCCTCAGGAGGTATCGGGAGCTTTACGTCACTCCGAACACGCTCCTCGACTTCCTCCCGGAGAGCGTCGCATGGAGGAAGCTGAAGCTCCTTGGAAAGCTCGGAGGTGAGTGAGGTGGAACTTCCAATCCTTCCCACAAGCGTCATAGGGAGCTATCCAAAACCGAGGTGGCTCCTCAGGATATACAGCCTCTACGAGCTCGGCAGGCTCCAGGAGGAGGACTTCAGGGAGGCGATAAGGGACGCGAGCGTTGCCGTACTGAGGGAGCACGAGAGGGCCGGTATAGACATCCCCTGGGACGGTGAGATGGGCAGAAGCGAGATGACCGAGCACTTTACGGCCAGGATATCGGGCTTCAAGTTCTACGGCCCGGTGAGGGTCTGGGGCAACGCCTACTTCAACAAGGCGGCGGCCGTCTCAAAGCTTGAGTACAGCGAGCCCCTTGTGCTCGACGAGTTCCGCTGGATTAAGGCCAACACCACGAGGGAAGTCGTCAAAGTCCCGATAACCGGCCCGTACACGATAGCCGAGTGGAGCTTCAACGAGTACTATTCGAGCAAGGAAGAGCTGGCCTTTGAGCTCGCGGGGATACTCAACAAGGAATTCAAGCTCCTTGAGAGGGAGGGGGCGAAGTTCATTCAGCTCGACGAACCCGCGATGCTCAACCACCCCGACGAGGTTCCGATAGCGGTTGAGGCTATCAACAGGGCCGTGAAGGGCGTTAACATGAAGTTTGGACTCCACGTCTGCTACTCCAACTACAACCTCCTCGCCGACTACTTCGATGAGATTAACGTCTCCCAGTTTGCCCTTGAGTTCGCCAACAGGGGCTTCCGCGACATGGAGTTCCTGAGGAAGCTCACCCACGGGGAGCTTGGTTTCGGTGTCGTTGACGTGCACAACCCGCGCGTTGAGAGTCCCGAAGAGGTCGCGAGGGCAATCAGAAAGGTCATGGGGTACGTCGAGCCTGAGCGGCTGTACGTAAACCCAGACTGCGGACTGAAGCTCCTCGACAGGAGGATAGCGTACCAGAAGCTCGTGAACATGGTCAGGGGCGTTGAGATAGTCAGGCGGGAGCTTAAGAGGGCTGGGAGGGAAACAATCCCCTTCAGGAGGTCCGCCTGATGCTCTGCTCCGGAAAGAGGCTCGTGGTCAAGTTCGGTGGGAGCTCGGTGGCGGGTCATTTTGACTCGGCGGTCTCCTTCGCCGCCCGCCTGTGGGATGCGGGAGAGGTGGCCGTGGTCGTCTCCGCTCTGAAATGGGTTACCGACGCCCTCATCAGGCTGGCAAAAACTGGGAAGGGCCTCGATGAGATAATCCAGAGGCACAGGGAATTCGCGAGGGCGCACGGCCTTGACCCCTCCATTTTTTCTCCCTTCTTCAGGGAGCTGAAGGAGGCCGTTAGGTCAAGGGGCTCGTTTCCCGGCGAGAGGGCCTTTCTCGACCACGTGCTATCATTCGGCGAGCTGCTCTCCGCGAGGGCCTTCGCAGAAGCCCTCTCCGCGAGGGGCGTGCCCGTTGTCATTTTCGCCCCGTGGGAGGTCATAGCTACGGACGGCAACTTCGGAAACGCCAGGGTCAGCCTGAGGGGGACCCTGTCCCGGAGCGCCCAGGTGAGGGAGGCCGTAGAGGAGGGGTTTGTGGCCGTGGTGCCGGGTTTCGTCGGTGGCTACCGCGGCTACAGGACTACCCTTGGGAGGAACGGAAGCGACTACACGGCCTCCGTCCTGGGGGAGGCGATAGGCGCGGACGCTGTTCTAATAATGGGCGATGTTGATGGAATCTACACCGCCGACCCCCGGAGGGTTCCCTTTGCCCGTCCAGTGCCGTTTGTCTCGAAGGAAAAGGTGAGGGTGGCCTCCGCCCTTGGAATGAGGGCACTGCACCCAGGCGCTACCGAGTTTGGAGTCCCCCTGCTTATCGGGAGAACCGAGGACTGGGTCTTCTCCACAATCGTGGGCACCTCCGACTCTGGGATGCCGATTATAACGTACACGGGAGATGACGGCCTTTTCAGGGTCTCGGTCGTTGGGGCGGATGCGGTTTACGGGTACAGCGGCGAGACCTTCGAGATTGACGGTGTAAGGGTCGTGTCCTTCTGGGTTGAGGGCCGCTCCCTTGGAGGCTTCCTGAACTCCCTCCACTGGAACCTGCTGGGTGCGAGGAGACCAGTGCCTCTGGAGGTGGTGTAATGCGCGTCCGCGTCCACGCGAGCATAGCGAACTTCGGGCCGGGGTTCGACGTGTTCGGCGTCGGTGTTGGGGCTCCCTATGACGAGCTCACCTTCAGGGAGTCCAACGAGTGGGAGGTGAGAGTTAATGGGTTCAGTGTCCCCTCAGATGGCAGAAACGTCGCGGTGGTCTCCGCGAAGGCCCTGGCTTCTCTCGTCGGGGAGGAGCTTGCGCTCAAACTGGAGCTCAGGAAGGGTGTACCTCCTGCCGGTGGCCTTGGAAGCTCCGGGGCCTCGTCCCTCGCGGGGGCCCTGGCGGCTGCCAGGACGCTGGGCGTCGAGGACGAGCGCCTTATCCTGAGGGCGGCAATGGAAGGCGAGAGGCACGCCGCGGGAAGCGCCCACGCCGACAACGTTGTTCCCGCCTACTACGGGGACTTCACGCTCATAACGTCAACCGCGCCCCTCCAAGTGATGAGGGTTCCCGTGGACTTCGACGTTGTCATCGTCCTCCCGCACCTCAAAATCCCCACCAGAAAGGCCAGAGAGGTTCTCCCGGGGAGCGTCCCGCTGGATACCGCCGTCAGGGCCATCTCACTCGCCAGCTCCCTCGTTCTGGCGCTTAGGGAGGGGGACCTTCCCGCCGTGGGCCGCCTCCTTGACGACCCGGTGGCGCTTCCGTACCGGAAGAGGCTCATGCCGTGGTACGACCGGGTTAGGGAAGCGGCCCTCGAAGCGGGGGCGTACGGGCTTTCGGTCTCGGGCTCAGGCCCCGCAGTGTTCGCGCTTGGGGAGGATCCGGAGGACATAGGTGAGGCCGTTGCGGGGGCTTTTGCGGAGATGGGTGTTGCTTCGGACGTCTACGTTACGAGGGCAGGTGTTGGAGCAGTGTGGTAGGTGATGCCCGTGAAGGTCGCCGTCCTTGGTGCGACGGGAATGGTTGGAAGAACGTTCGTGAGGCTCCTTGAAGGTCATCCCTGGTTCAGGGTCGAGAAACTCGTCGCGTCGGAGCGCTCTGCGGGGAGGCCCTACGGTGAGGTCGTTGAGGACTCCCCGGACGAGTTCAGGGGGCTCGAAATAGTCTCCCTTGGGGAGTTCCTTGAAGACCCCGGCGTTGACCTCGTCTTCAACGCCCTTCCCGCTTCCCTCTCGCGGGAGGTTGAAGAAAAGCTCGCGGAGGAAATCCCGGTCTTCACCAACGCGAGGGCACACCGCTACGACGAGGACGTGCCGATACTCGTCCCCGAGGTCAACCCCGACCACCTGGGGCTCGTTGAGGTTCAGCGCGAGAGGCGGGGCTGGGAGGGCTTCATAGTGACGAACCCAAACTGCTCCACCGCGGTTCTGACGGTCTCCCTCGCTCCACTTCGGGAGTTCGGGATACGAAGAGTCCACGTGGCCACGATGCA encodes the following:
- a CDS encoding phosphatase PAP2 family protein, with the protein product MVREKLRRLVPFIIVYISWYAYALVYPYIGRWSVDILPHFLKLPLTSYHFEYSLVSWTVSHRAFHAFMRAIYRAGFAGSFWLPALYFVLTQQEKARRLATRFALGFGILAISFLIFHVHAPHVVYVLPERYAPNDWTARPEFVFPSPHCTLAFIGLFSVLETKRKDAIPLAIFLALVPPSTVFLGEHWVWDAVAGLLVALAAVEIEKDGRKLFKA
- a CDS encoding 50S ribosomal protein L15e, whose amino-acid sequence is MGMYKYIREAWKSPKKSYVGELLKKRMVKWRREPVVVRVERPTRLDRARSLGYQAKQGYVIVRVRVRRGGRKRPRWKGGRKPSKMGMVKYSPKKSLQWIAEEKAARKFPNLEVLNSYWVGEDGMYKWFEVIMVDPHHPVIKSDPKIAWIALKPHKGRVFRGLTSAGRKSRGLRNKGKGAEKVRPSVRANKGKGK
- a CDS encoding transcriptional repressor; this encodes MNDAKTIARLLKSLSSETRIELLEIISEKGELSAAEVFREYSQRYKPLRRESIYRELEKMVETGVLSKKYCTRSKKILYYTTINTLVIRLEKGVHVEIISKNSKKE
- a CDS encoding AccI family restriction endonuclease, translating into MTTRKNNAPKFRNSGFAIRWHQGRWAEEKVYESINSTGTLVALYYGRSGVGPSDKSKVSEYWQEYKSIEKYGKRPDILVFKREVYEDLKNELPEDLTVVPEDDIEDIVKKSLGGIEVEMSMWISSKMPDYGKPITKKNMTLPTIWIKVEDLPGLVQWKEHYNKPIYSVQVFLDQAFMVSFDWVLDTLNNYGVPILNDTKLRELFQREKGKRNGVLSQLWKNKGILLTVQKYGDRPADSSESLKAVLRVAYSSGVKFGVFTKKPQFKAGIIEQSNGQIIPFVKPVGGILKMTEEAEKVFLGCG
- a CDS encoding N-6 DNA methylase, whose amino-acid sequence is MTTSKVPEAYRAVKSNPKLLSLWLVSKEIADNYGIRDFEVDLQSFHEQERPYILELLEIRKKLPAIVDRTSVEQIKARIHNVDPADLYINILNVTSRRAWGQFWTPDRIAEWMIAQTIAESSEKITSIFDVGSGGGAFLKKGYTLGIKHYYGIEKSPILLDILRYQLTKYPFRKYKLILGDFLLKKDLPSADLWISNPPYTRHHALGDLKEVYLENIKNKIRITPPKKSSLFVYFVLNILGHQRLWKYATIITPRLIYDSISARRVKKFIITSEMYPKRLDIFDNQNVFPDADVGAVISYFDSLNKPDKISMNLCKINNKIEIQLKKNIDVKKLSNDAYWTMLVYEANLSFEGIPLKEVFKIMRGVATGANSYFLLSEEELRKFGLPRDIAIPAISRSRDVKGMIFTKEDWENLKNKGKKVYLIDLTKGEHDINVRKYIKRGEEEGIPQRSLVKTRNPWYKLEKRDPPAIFVSYLSRGRPKFVLNDAKVVPLNSFLCLYPKIKLSRETLVNIVKFLNGEEVQEQLRATSKNYGENTIKLEPRELDKILLPPEILDNSISSKQKSNQKTLFEIFEKHKKLNNKEM
- a CDS encoding RNA-binding protein, which codes for MTLRAHHVRITTFIQATEDEDKVLEAIGTFIPEEIDDEDIHFDILETEGFFGNPIKVVNVEIKRSKAVRAFLRHFKELLDEEAKRYILENLEEKVDEEGTLYVRFNKQKAYLGEPEIDEGGDTIQVKIKVKAFPMRKEAVVKSVMEWLEDGE
- a CDS encoding Ribonuclease P protein component 3, translating into MSEEVSFSRDYFIEMDVRSEEAYELASEWFDEVVFTKKLVLDREPDWDSLKEELRELRKAYGKVAVLLVTKKPSLVREFKSRNLKALLYVQGGDMRVNRMAIEAKADALISPWLGRRDYGFDHTLAGMAGRRGVAIGFSLSPLLRAGPYERALMLRFMAKAWELVRKYRVPRFITSSAESKWEVRGPRDLMSLGINIGMEIPEARASLNFHPRKILSGV
- a CDS encoding cystathionine gamma-synthase family protein, producing MRPLHEPVYVTAVFRQAGETELSDRGFDLKYSREENPTVRVLEKSVSLLEGGRDALAFNSGMGAISCLYLSQLSAGSEVVVPMEAYGTTVQLAEELGKFGVRVKLAYPSAEAIAEAIGENTSLVLLETVTNPTLKVIDVPEVIKRAREVGAKVVVDNTFSPTVFHPLKAGADGVVHSLTKYIAGHNDVLGGAIVLGSLDVSGLWHWRRRLGSIIQPLDAWLVVRGMKTLEVRFERLSRNALAVAEFLSEHPRVREVHYPGLKEDPHHETARRLFERPLYGGVVSFKHAGGKGGAVGFLRSLRKIFPSPSLGGVESIASYPVMSAAKTMPPERRELLGITDDLVRLSIGIEDVDELIEDIDRALGR
- a CDS encoding methylenetetrahydrofolate reductase C-terminal domain-containing protein produces the protein MELRVYTCPKKLLNGPCGGVVEGRCEATGEPCPWKGVIERLSPLEQEMLFDEHPLLAQLERLVDSDPGPADSSLWEKVTRGKVLTVEFPVRAVRSEGDIRRLAAAVEADLFTVPDNPLGYPHFDPVAFGTRLKDVAPCLGVMPHITAKDRNLSALASELRTAHVFGFEAVLLTTGDWPGLSMPSRPVFDLDSANLIRLARIVFAGVLPPGERVPVGGRPIVAGAMNPHYRPRVEARRLLRKLIAGVEVFFTQVVARKESVWAVSEVLEEVRRVYESDVPVVVSLVYPLRQDMKPFLERMGIPTGDDTFEGLLEEVKALDVKGGINLIVVSRTADEWVELWGEARELVKEVLE
- a CDS encoding uroporphyrinogen decarboxylase/cobalamine-independent methonine synthase family protein, which translates into the protein MIVPALIGSLPRPVSLAKKIEQYSIGRLSEEKLEEAYVEHTRRAFVKLKDAGIKVITDGLYRWDDIFNPLIGFIDGVEVNGLFKFYENNFFYRSPVVRGELSLRENPIPEWLNTALGIKEEVYPEATLKAVLPGPVTLAYHSINEAYKSLDELAEAYAGVLAELIKELPVGLVELQEPVLAAELSRATREKSDSVSRETAKRLIEDLSRRKELWVVTYFGTPRVLPEGVIVNFDLVEGSVPERFQGRPALGIVDARKTKMERRDRLVDKLKPFLRRYRELYVTPNTLLDFLPESVAWRKLKLLGKLGGE